The Thaumasiovibrio subtropicus genome window below encodes:
- a CDS encoding helix-turn-helix transcriptional regulator encodes MNPAIHEFDHASLYYAHLGWSKLYTKALPKDLLKQRIEGVTDLRILRDAHYQYIKTTPTIESIFSLTQHIDPLTFDSFSLALYTAGTVSDLVEAICEFGVVLGMSVKPKLHFNLHGDLELIIFPREPDVEDSVTTSLGILLYVLSLTKMIADTQMGQVHLEFRTPALPLIGSDIEEVTARSGCALYTGYPVSKLIIPSRYVAAPLSSANKEIHAIHRALLVEQSARLNSNDICLQVRSYLEQLDSLEGASVVSIADSLLMSVRTLNRRLRLAGTSCKAMIEQFKHQKALYLLVEKHQSVTSVALQLGFTDVSNFNRAFKRWSGESPSSLLGRCR; translated from the coding sequence ATGAACCCAGCTATCCACGAGTTTGATCACGCAAGTCTCTACTATGCGCACCTAGGTTGGTCGAAACTCTATACTAAAGCACTTCCCAAAGACTTATTAAAGCAACGTATCGAAGGTGTGACTGATTTAAGGATACTTCGTGATGCACACTATCAATATATCAAAACCACACCGACCATAGAGTCAATATTTAGCCTCACTCAGCATATTGACCCACTCACCTTTGATAGCTTCTCTCTGGCTTTGTATACCGCTGGAACAGTGAGTGATTTGGTCGAGGCGATCTGTGAATTTGGCGTGGTGCTGGGTATGTCGGTGAAACCCAAGCTTCACTTTAATCTACACGGTGATCTCGAGCTGATTATCTTTCCTCGCGAACCTGATGTTGAAGACTCAGTTACCACCTCGCTCGGTATTCTGTTGTATGTGTTGTCGTTGACCAAGATGATCGCCGATACCCAAATGGGTCAGGTACATCTAGAGTTTAGGACGCCAGCACTGCCGCTTATAGGATCGGATATTGAGGAAGTCACTGCACGCAGTGGATGCGCGCTTTATACGGGGTATCCCGTCAGCAAATTGATCATACCAAGTCGATACGTAGCTGCCCCACTAAGCTCGGCCAATAAAGAAATTCATGCCATCCATCGAGCGCTACTGGTGGAGCAATCTGCACGCTTGAACAGTAATGATATTTGTTTGCAAGTGAGGAGCTATTTGGAGCAGTTGGATTCGTTGGAAGGTGCGTCGGTAGTGAGTATTGCAGATAGTCTATTAATGAGTGTGCGTACCCTCAATCGGCGACTACGTCTGGCAGGAACCTCATGTAAGGCAATGATCGAGCAATTTAAGCATCAAAAGGCGCTTTATTTGCTCGTTGAGAAGCATCAATCCGTAACCAGTGTCGCGTTGCAACTTGGTTTCACCGATGTCAGTAATTTTAATCGCGCGTTTAAGCGTTGGAGTGGGGAGTCTCCATCTAGTTTATTAGGCAGGTGTCGCTGA
- a CDS encoding LysR family transcriptional regulator codes for MDQLNAMRIFVRVSETGNFSKTADEMNTSPSYTSKQIAGLEKVIGARLFQRTTRVLTLTPAGKSYLHHCQKILNQLAIAESDIAEIQGTPSGLLRLSMPSILGEAASAALCAAFLKQYPDIELDILVEDRFVDLIEEGFDVCIRASAEFPDSSLIYRRIGEMPIHLMASEAYIAKWGAPKLAKELANHPIITHRYARAGAFQFEKDGKVESVNFSRRVRVNSTAFVRHLVEEGEGVGFLPVCISGAQNQSKLVSLLPDYQEGKITFSVVYPERTYTPLKVHKFIEFFEEWFRDTVMRAENGAQKV; via the coding sequence ATGGACCAATTAAACGCGATGCGTATCTTTGTGCGGGTAAGTGAGACCGGCAATTTTTCGAAAACTGCCGATGAGATGAACACCTCTCCCTCTTACACCAGCAAGCAAATTGCCGGTTTAGAGAAGGTGATAGGGGCACGGTTGTTCCAGCGGACAACGCGGGTATTAACGTTGACGCCGGCAGGAAAATCTTATTTGCACCACTGTCAAAAAATTCTTAATCAACTTGCCATCGCAGAAAGTGACATTGCAGAAATTCAAGGCACGCCTTCCGGCCTGCTTCGGTTAAGTATGCCTAGCATTCTTGGTGAGGCTGCCAGTGCTGCGCTTTGCGCTGCATTTCTTAAGCAATATCCAGATATCGAGTTGGATATCTTAGTAGAAGACCGATTTGTTGACCTCATCGAAGAAGGTTTTGATGTTTGCATTCGCGCCAGCGCTGAGTTTCCTGATTCAAGCCTGATCTACCGGAGAATTGGCGAAATGCCTATCCACTTGATGGCATCAGAAGCGTATATCGCGAAATGGGGAGCGCCTAAGCTGGCTAAAGAACTCGCCAACCACCCGATCATTACACACCGCTACGCTCGAGCAGGGGCGTTTCAGTTTGAGAAGGACGGCAAGGTAGAGAGTGTTAATTTCTCTCGCCGTGTTCGGGTGAATAGCACGGCTTTTGTTCGGCATTTAGTAGAAGAAGGTGAAGGTGTGGGATTTTTACCTGTCTGTATAAGCGGTGCTCAAAATCAGTCGAAGTTGGTTTCATTACTGCCTGACTATCAAGAAGGAAAAATAACGTTCAGCGTTGTTTACCCAGAGAGAACCTATACACCGTTAAAAGTACACAAGTTTATTGAGTTCTTTGAGGAATGGTTTCGGGATACTGTGATGAGAGCCGAAAACGGCGCACAAAAAGTATAG
- a CDS encoding NADP-dependent oxidoreductase, whose amino-acid sequence MKAVQLIDTNNIEIRDIAIPEPSIDEVLVKVTAVGINPVDWKIATGMLSQLIAQPLPMTLGWDFAGEVVKTGGGYLKGDKVYGMKSIGKDGTLSEYCTVKRDSIALAPSSVSMSEAAALPMVALTSWQALFDAANVRVKQRVLIQAGAGGVGSTAIQLAKAVGAYVITTTSAKNRDYVLSLGADEVIDYQQQDIIEELENNPVDVVFESMWGQFQVDAIQIIKPSGTLISLSGLMPETEQAAKEKGVNAKFVFVQPNAGQLRHISEMVDGNQLRVHIEKSYPFEDVVSAYENNKQVHSSVNRAPMRGKLVATL is encoded by the coding sequence ATGAAAGCGGTTCAACTCATAGACACAAACAACATTGAAATCAGAGACATCGCCATACCTGAACCCAGCATTGATGAAGTGTTGGTAAAGGTTACCGCAGTGGGTATTAACCCCGTTGATTGGAAAATCGCAACTGGCATGTTGTCGCAATTAATAGCGCAACCACTCCCAATGACCCTAGGATGGGATTTTGCTGGCGAAGTTGTCAAAACGGGTGGCGGATATCTCAAAGGCGACAAAGTCTATGGCATGAAATCCATCGGTAAAGACGGCACGCTATCTGAATACTGCACCGTAAAACGTGACTCAATTGCACTTGCTCCGAGCAGCGTCTCAATGTCAGAGGCCGCGGCATTACCTATGGTGGCGTTGACGAGCTGGCAAGCCCTATTTGATGCTGCCAACGTGCGTGTTAAGCAACGAGTGCTTATTCAAGCTGGCGCCGGTGGAGTCGGCTCAACCGCAATCCAATTAGCAAAAGCGGTTGGCGCTTATGTCATTACCACAACGTCCGCTAAAAACCGGGACTACGTGCTTTCTCTCGGTGCTGACGAGGTCATCGACTATCAACAGCAAGACATCATTGAAGAACTGGAAAACAATCCCGTCGATGTGGTGTTTGAATCGATGTGGGGACAGTTCCAAGTCGATGCCATTCAGATAATAAAGCCTAGCGGTACACTGATCAGTCTTTCGGGTTTAATGCCAGAAACGGAGCAAGCCGCTAAAGAGAAAGGGGTTAACGCTAAGTTCGTTTTCGTTCAACCCAATGCAGGGCAACTTCGCCATATCTCTGAAATGGTCGATGGCAATCAGTTACGGGTCCATATTGAAAAATCGTATCCCTTTGAGGATGTGGTTAGTGCTTATGAAAACAATAAGCAAGTTCACAGTAGCGTCAACCGTGCCCCAATGAGAGGCAAACTTGTCGCAACACTTTAA
- a CDS encoding DUF2170 family protein translates to MMWTLEQLEPVLTGHEGWTVSRSEDALVLANENGIEAFLAVAGEQILVEVLLFPQSEVKDVAALNDDILRTHKMFPLSTLGINEIQGDSYYVAFGSLSSQSKEESVVIEVATLFRNVEAFIELYQDHLA, encoded by the coding sequence ATGATGTGGACTCTAGAACAATTAGAACCCGTATTAACAGGCCACGAAGGCTGGACAGTCTCTCGCTCTGAAGACGCATTAGTCCTCGCGAATGAAAACGGCATCGAAGCCTTCCTTGCCGTTGCCGGTGAGCAAATTTTGGTTGAGGTACTACTCTTCCCTCAATCCGAAGTAAAAGACGTGGCAGCATTGAATGACGACATTCTGCGCACGCACAAGATGTTCCCTCTATCAACATTGGGCATCAATGAGATTCAAGGTGACAGCTACTATGTCGCGTTTGGTTCACTTTCATCTCAGTCAAAAGAAGAGAGTGTTGTCATCGAAGTTGCGACTCTGTTCCGCAACGTAGAAGCATTTATTGAACTATATCAAGATCATTTAGCATAA
- a CDS encoding PspA/IM30 family protein, whose protein sequence is MGVWKKLVTAIKGGANEAAEAIVDNQALRILDQEIREAKEELRRSDKALVGIVAKRKVAEQKVAGIENGIAEYEGHARSAMEKGQQDLALECAKKVADLRNELEGEQTYLNQFKSSESTMMANISQAKDKLRQLEQQVDVVRANEQVQKAQAAVSATNVGANAKMHTAVESLERIKNRQTERAAELEAAAELAEMQSGDALDKKLAEAGISGPGQSSAEDELARILGK, encoded by the coding sequence ATGGGCGTATGGAAAAAACTGGTCACTGCTATTAAAGGCGGTGCAAACGAAGCTGCAGAAGCGATTGTCGACAATCAGGCACTACGTATTTTGGATCAAGAAATCCGTGAAGCGAAAGAAGAACTTCGCCGCTCAGACAAAGCACTGGTAGGCATCGTCGCCAAGCGTAAAGTCGCTGAGCAAAAAGTCGCTGGCATCGAGAACGGTATTGCTGAATATGAAGGACATGCGCGTTCAGCAATGGAAAAGGGTCAACAAGATCTCGCGCTTGAGTGTGCTAAAAAAGTGGCAGACCTGCGTAATGAACTAGAAGGTGAGCAAACGTACCTAAACCAGTTCAAGAGTTCAGAAAGCACCATGATGGCAAACATTAGCCAAGCGAAAGATAAGCTACGTCAGCTAGAACAACAAGTTGACGTTGTACGTGCCAACGAGCAAGTGCAAAAAGCACAAGCCGCGGTTTCAGCGACCAACGTTGGTGCTAATGCCAAAATGCATACCGCAGTCGAATCGCTAGAGCGTATCAAAAATCGCCAAACGGAGCGTGCTGCAGAGCTAGAAGCAGCCGCTGAGTTAGCAGAGATGCAGTCAGGTGACGCATTAGATAAGAAACTTGCTGAAGCAGGCATCTCTGGACCTGGGCAGTCTTCTGCCGAAGACGAACTGGCACGCATCTTAGGTAAGTAA
- a CDS encoding potassium channel family protein → MPIWLTVRRWVFQHFQSLTGRNLLMLFLGYISVSWLLYWIADETAIYGTATDFIYYLVVTASTVGYGDMSPVTPMGKWFALLFVIPAGLGLFAIVVGRLATAMADYWRRSVTGKRGLSVENHIVILGWNGQRTLHLVRMLQHEVKHQKTIVLCVRPEMENPLPGEVEFIRTETFTDAIAMEKACLSKADTILIDNPEDDVTLSSALYCASLNPNAHMLAYFNDEKLSDLLHHHCPNVECIPSVAVEMMAKAAIDPGSSQLHHELLATDHGMTQYAVEYPETLAACSVDSVFTRLKKDYDATLIGLMPPQGDMQLNPSLNQQITPGSTLFYIADERIPSIQW, encoded by the coding sequence ATGCCTATTTGGCTAACGGTACGCCGATGGGTCTTTCAGCATTTTCAATCCCTAACAGGGCGCAACTTGTTAATGCTGTTTTTAGGCTACATTTCTGTATCGTGGTTGCTGTATTGGATCGCCGATGAAACGGCGATCTATGGTACCGCGACCGACTTTATTTATTATCTCGTGGTGACAGCGTCAACGGTTGGTTATGGCGATATGTCACCCGTTACCCCGATGGGGAAATGGTTCGCCCTGCTGTTTGTCATTCCGGCAGGCCTTGGTCTGTTTGCGATTGTTGTTGGTCGACTAGCAACAGCGATGGCGGATTACTGGCGCCGCAGCGTAACCGGAAAAAGAGGACTCAGTGTGGAAAATCACATTGTTATTTTGGGTTGGAATGGTCAACGTACCCTTCACCTCGTGCGCATGCTGCAGCATGAAGTTAAACATCAAAAGACCATCGTACTTTGCGTGCGACCAGAGATGGAAAACCCGCTGCCGGGTGAAGTCGAGTTCATTCGAACCGAAACCTTTACCGACGCCATTGCAATGGAAAAAGCCTGTTTAAGCAAAGCAGACACCATTCTCATTGATAACCCAGAAGATGATGTCACCTTAAGCAGCGCACTCTATTGTGCAAGCTTGAACCCCAATGCGCATATGTTGGCGTACTTTAATGATGAAAAGCTAAGCGACCTTCTTCACCATCACTGCCCGAATGTAGAGTGCATTCCTTCCGTCGCCGTAGAGATGATGGCGAAAGCCGCGATCGATCCTGGTTCTAGCCAACTTCACCATGAGCTACTTGCGACCGATCATGGCATGACACAATACGCTGTCGAGTACCCGGAAACACTTGCAGCCTGTAGTGTTGATTCGGTTTTTACGCGTTTAAAGAAAGATTACGACGCAACCCTTATTGGCCTTATGCCACCCCAAGGTGATATGCAGTTAAATCCCTCTTTGAACCAGCAAATTACACCTGGGTCGACACTTTTCTATATTGCAGATGAGCGTATACCTTCGATTCAATGGTAA
- a CDS encoding YjfK family protein, with the protein MFDWLKKKKAPEVPMAPEVLGLRLGGAFELDDLKFRLIEPELTIEGASRTHMIQAVGEVKLDENTRIVRYYTDDDAFLQVLQHGVNDEDISEVKLFYFFDTNAIDTSAQWDDWINNNIVQPQFELDGETFTKVWDNVVPVAMTENTWSREGKVTRTDQFIMLYERQCSEDLYESMLVAAEEKISGTHVDRCVVFSTGIDLTPTDFKLLG; encoded by the coding sequence ATGTTTGATTGGCTGAAGAAAAAGAAAGCACCCGAAGTGCCAATGGCACCTGAAGTGCTTGGTTTGCGTCTTGGTGGTGCTTTCGAGCTCGATGACTTGAAGTTTAGACTCATTGAACCAGAACTCACCATCGAGGGTGCAAGTCGCACTCATATGATTCAAGCCGTCGGTGAAGTAAAGCTTGATGAAAACACGCGGATTGTTCGCTATTACACCGATGATGATGCGTTTTTACAGGTCCTCCAGCACGGGGTGAATGACGAAGATATCAGCGAAGTGAAGCTTTTCTATTTCTTTGATACCAACGCCATTGATACCAGTGCGCAGTGGGATGATTGGATCAACAACAACATTGTTCAACCCCAGTTTGAACTCGATGGTGAAACCTTTACCAAAGTCTGGGACAACGTTGTCCCTGTAGCGATGACTGAGAATACTTGGTCTCGAGAAGGTAAAGTGACACGCACAGACCAGTTCATCATGCTCTATGAACGCCAATGCAGTGAAGATTTATACGAATCTATGCTCGTGGCGGCAGAAGAGAAAATTTCCGGTACGCATGTCGATCGTTGCGTCGTGTTTAGCACTGGCATTGATCTCACGCCAACCGACTTTAAATTATTAGGCTAA
- a CDS encoding DUF350 domain-containing protein, with the protein MVSQYLAGLPAFGMYFGLSLVFLLVFKFIYTRITPHDEWHLVKEEKNTSAAVALAGAFLGYAIAIAGAASNSVNLVDFALWGVIALLAQIAAFAIIRFGFMPKLIERIKNDELPAAIIMATMSISVGMLNSACMTY; encoded by the coding sequence ATGGTTTCACAATATCTAGCAGGACTGCCAGCATTTGGCATGTACTTTGGCTTATCGCTCGTATTCCTGTTGGTGTTTAAGTTCATCTACACCCGTATTACGCCACACGACGAGTGGCATTTAGTCAAAGAAGAGAAGAACACCTCAGCAGCGGTTGCTTTGGCGGGTGCATTTCTCGGTTACGCCATTGCAATTGCTGGCGCAGCGAGCAACTCTGTCAACCTTGTCGATTTTGCACTTTGGGGCGTCATTGCGCTACTCGCACAAATTGCAGCATTTGCCATCATCCGCTTTGGTTTTATGCCAAAACTCATCGAGCGCATTAAAAATGATGAGTTGCCGGCAGCCATTATCATGGCAACCATGTCAATCTCAGTGGGCATGCTGAACTCCGCTTGCATGACTTACTAA
- a CDS encoding DUF1190 domain-containing protein, whose product MKRSQLVNKSRIRKDWRWFALAPVAGAVMTGCSGEPETEARIYKSVDDCTRDNPSFKQECLAAYQEALLDAQRVAPKFNTVADCENEFGVNACMQPPQQNWFMPMMAGFMFARLFDERRYYTQPMYYSRHRDSFYYDHWTTADGYRYGSVNSRSHYRITREDMKPKPTVTRTIERGGFGSVAKAKASWNGPNSNTTASTTSSRTSTSTTSSRSSTSSRSSSSSRSSSRSSGWGG is encoded by the coding sequence ATGAAACGCAGTCAATTAGTCAATAAAAGCCGTATCCGTAAAGATTGGCGCTGGTTTGCGCTTGCCCCTGTTGCTGGCGCTGTTATGACTGGCTGTAGTGGCGAGCCTGAAACAGAAGCACGCATCTACAAATCCGTCGATGACTGTACGCGTGACAACCCATCCTTCAAGCAGGAATGTTTAGCCGCATACCAAGAAGCCTTGTTAGATGCACAACGTGTCGCACCAAAATTCAATACCGTCGCTGATTGTGAGAATGAGTTTGGTGTTAATGCGTGCATGCAACCTCCTCAGCAGAATTGGTTTATGCCAATGATGGCTGGGTTTATGTTCGCGCGCCTCTTTGACGAACGTCGCTACTACACCCAACCGATGTACTATTCACGTCATCGCGATAGTTTCTATTACGATCACTGGACGACCGCAGATGGCTATCGCTATGGTTCGGTCAACAGCCGTTCTCACTATCGCATTACTCGTGAAGATATGAAGCCAAAACCGACTGTCACACGCACTATCGAACGTGGTGGTTTCGGCTCTGTCGCTAAAGCGAAAGCCAGTTGGAATGGGCCAAATTCAAACACAACGGCCTCAACGACTTCTTCTCGCACCAGCACAAGTACTACATCGAGTCGCAGTAGCACATCGTCACGTTCTTCAAGTTCGTCGCGATCGTCATCACGCTCATCAGGATGGGGTGGGTAA
- a CDS encoding MarR family winged helix-turn-helix transcriptional regulator produces MEKHDEVLIALRQIIRAIDLHSKKLSKESGLTGPQLLLMREIRQSGEVTIRQLANNTNMSQATATTILDRLEKRDLIERRRSSLDKRRVHAYLTEEGETLLNGAPQPLQEGFIKQFTELEAWEQSLLLSSLQRISSMMNAEHLDVAPVMWTGSVTEQE; encoded by the coding sequence CGCCATCGATCTACATTCGAAAAAACTCTCAAAAGAGTCTGGCTTGACGGGACCTCAGCTATTGTTAATGCGTGAGATACGTCAATCGGGCGAGGTGACGATTCGTCAACTTGCTAACAATACCAATATGAGTCAAGCAACTGCGACGACAATTCTTGACCGATTGGAAAAGCGCGATTTGATAGAGAGGCGTCGAAGCTCTCTTGATAAACGACGAGTACATGCTTATCTCACCGAAGAGGGGGAAACATTGCTCAATGGTGCGCCTCAGCCGCTTCAGGAAGGCTTTATCAAGCAGTTCACGGAGTTGGAGGCTTGGGAGCAATCCTTGCTGTTATCGTCATTACAGCGCATTTCAAGCATGATGAATGCAGAGCACCTCGATGTTGCACCCGTCATGTGGACAGGAAGCGTCACAGAACAAGAGTAA